The Aedes aegypti strain LVP_AGWG chromosome 3, AaegL5.0 Primary Assembly, whole genome shotgun sequence genome contains a region encoding:
- the LOC5575997 gene encoding nuA4 complex subunit EAF3 homolog, translated as MPPKLKFTEGEKVLCFHGPLIYEAKMLKSMVMKDKQVKYFIHYAGWNKNWDEWVPENRVLKYNEANVQRQKEVTKLHSSLAAKNKKANVKAKKADTSTGGSSSKDSDSRASTPSKEIAKEKEPLTTATPGTVTPTVSGSSTTSSTASTSRGRSSTKASTTPAVPAKDKSEEKETPATEKRKSEDGGEGPASSRKKRGRSDTTSSNVESEDQFVSKVEVKIKIPDELKPWLVDDWDAISRQNKLVELPCKTTVHEIVDNYVQYKKSSKASTATKENAVQDIANGIIEYFNVMLGSQLLYKFERPQYAEMIQNHPGVPMAKIYGAFHLLRLFVKLGSMLAFTALDEKAVQTLIGHIQDFLKYLVKNSATLFNMQQYVNTSPEYHRKAQ; from the exons ATGCCTccaaagttgaaatttaccGAAG GTGAGAAGGTTCTCTGCTTTCATGGGCCGCTAATCTACGAAGCCAAAATGCTGAAAAGTATGGTCATGAAGGACAAGCAAGTTAAATATTTCATTCATTACGCCGGTTGGAATAAAAA TTGGGACGAGTGGGTACCGGAGAATCGCGTTTTGAAATACAACGAGGCCAATGTTCAGCGCCAGAAGGAAGTTACCAAGCTGCACTCATCGCTGGcggcaaaaaataaaaaggcCAACGTAAAGGCTAAGAAAGCAGATACCAGCACTGGAGGTTCTTCGAGCAAAGACAGCGATTCGCGAGCGTCGACTCCCTCCAAAGAAATTGCCAAGGAAAAGGAACCACTTACCACGGCAACTCCCGGAACGGTAACTCCGACTGTATCTGGATCGAGTACCACTTCAAGCACAGCGTCCACTAGTCGTGGTAGATCTTCGACTAAGGCGAGCACGACTCCAGCTGTTCCGGCTAAGGATAAGTCGGAAGAGAAAGAAACGCCGGCCACAGAGAAACGCAAATCGGAGGACGGTGGGGAAGGACCAGCCTCCTCCCGGAAGAAACGCGGTCGAAGTGATACCACTTCCTCTAACGTGGAATCCGAAGACCAGTTCGTTTCCAAAGTGGAAGTAAAAATCAAAATCCCCGATGAGTTGAAGCCATGGCTGGTGGACGATTGGGATGCAATTTCCAGACAGAATAAGCTAGTTGAGTTGCCCTGTAAAACGACCGTCCACGAAATTGTAGACAACTACGTTCAGTACAAAAAGTCCAGCAAAGCTTCAACGGCCACGAAAGAAAACGCCGTACAAGACATAGCCAACGGTATCATCGAGTATTTCAACGTCATGCTCGGATCGCAGCTGTTGTACAAATTCGAACGTCCGCAGTATGCCGAGATGATTCAGAACCACCCAGGAGTTCCGATGGCCAAGATCTACGGGGCTTTCCACCTGCTGCGTCTGTTCGTGAAGCTCGGTTCGATGTTGGCGTTCACGGCATTGGACGAGAAGGCCGTCCAGACGCTGATCGGACACATTCAGGACTTCCTGAAGTATTTGGTCAAGAACAGCGCAACGCTGTTCAACATGCAACAGTACGTCAACACCAGTCCGGAGTACCACCGGAAGGCGCAATGA